The Rufibacter sp. DG15C region AAACACGGCCATTTCTTTTACCTTTTGCTGGTCTTCCTTTACCTTGAGTTCTAAGCCGGCTGGTCCGTTCAAGGGCAGAGAGCTGTAAGACGGCGTCTTGTACACATTCTGGATTTCGGGTAGAAGACGGTTGGTCAAAAAGCGCTGGCCCTTGTTGTTTTCTGGTGCGTAGCTGAGCAGCCGTATGCTCTTAATCCCTTGCAGCATGGCGATGGTGGAGTCGTCTAACTGGCTGCCTATTATCCTGGTCACCAAACCCACGGGTATGCTACTTGATTTAAAACCGGCTTGGTTGCGGTACTTGTCATAAAACTCAAGGCTGGTCTGAGCCGGAGGCAATTTGCTGGTGCTGCTACAAGCCTGCGCACCCAATAACACCGCTGTAAACAGGAATAGAATATAGTTCTTGAAGGGATAAGTAGTCGTTAAAACCGAAGGGGTCGTAGTCATAGAATGTTGTTTTTAGCCTGTTTTACGGGAAACAGCCCAAAAACGGTCAATCGCTCTACTTCTGGTCCAGAAAAGCGGCGGTCTGGTAAGCGTTGGGCGTGTGCAACTGCATGAAAGGCTCGGCAGAGGGGAGAG contains the following coding sequences:
- a CDS encoding DUF4252 domain-containing protein, with protein sequence MTTTPSVLTTTYPFKNYILFLFTAVLLGAQACSSTSKLPPAQTSLEFYDKYRNQAGFKSSSIPVGLVTRIIGSQLDDSTIAMLQGIKSIRLLSYAPENNKGQRFLTNRLLPEIQNVYKTPSYSSLPLNGPAGLELKVKEDQQKVKEMAVFGQRRNGFVLLLVEGNMDQRMIQKVLQKIDPDLVAKDL